Proteins from one Gossypium raimondii isolate GPD5lz chromosome 8, ASM2569854v1, whole genome shotgun sequence genomic window:
- the LOC105789935 gene encoding LOW QUALITY PROTEIN: calcium uniporter protein 6, mitochondrial (The sequence of the model RefSeq protein was modified relative to this genomic sequence to represent the inferred CDS: inserted 1 base in 1 codon), with protein sequence MWRRVSWREALKQGVSAAVGRRLPPPPPNPLLLGGVTLGTNLVFRGTKIRFSSSSCDANATSDSKKAGAGVDSVTFGEAKKLMRLVNVESLKTKLGMEGKEVIGYSELLKACESMGIARSLDEAIAFARVLDEAGVVLLFRDKVYLHPDKVVDLIRRAVPLALTPEDDPIRDELKRLQEKKEEIDVLAHKQVRRILWSGLGLAMVQVGLFFRLTFWEFSWDVMEPIAFFTTATGIVMGYAYFXFTSRDPTYQDLMKRLFLSRQRKLFKKNKFDVDRLKELQNKCKTSLDASASIRNRVGLEVELDDALHKE encoded by the exons ATGTGGAGGAGGGTGTCGTGGCGCGAGGCTTTGAAGCAGGGTGTGTCTGCGGCCGTTGGCAGGAGACTTCCGCCTCCTCCGCCGAACCCGCTGCTGTTGGGTGGAGTGACATTGGGAACCAATTTAGTATTCCGCGGTACAAAAATtaggttttcttcttcatcttgtGATGCCAATGCAACCTCTGATTCCAAAAAGGCAGGAGCAGGAGTGGACAGCGTAACATTCGGGGAGGCCAAGAAGCTGATGAGGCTTGTCAATGTGGAATCACTCAAGACCAAGCTAGGGATGGAAGGCAAAGAGGTGATCGGCTACTCGGAGTTGTTAAAGGCTTGCGAGAGCATGGGCATTGCGAGATCTCTGGACGAGGCCATCGCTTTTGCACGCGTTCTCGATGAGGCAGGCGTCGTACTTCTGTTCCGCGACAAGGTTTATCTTCATCCTGATAAG GTGGTGGATCTAATTAGAAGAGCAGTACCTCTTGCTTTGACTCCTGAAGATGACCCTATAAGAGATGAGCTAAAGAGGCTGCAGGAGAAGAAGGAAGAAATTGATGTGCTAGCACATAAGCAAGTTCGGCGCATCCTTTGGAGTGGTCTAGGATTAGCGATGGTACAAGTTGGACTGTTCTTCCGGCTAACGTTTTGGGAATTCTCATGGGATGTAATGGAACCGATTGCATTTTTCACCACGGCCACTGGCATAGTCATGGGCTATGCTTACT CTTTTACTTCAAGAGATCCCACGTATCAAGATCTAATGAAGAGGCTTTTTTTGTCGAGGCAAAGAAAATTGTTCAAGAAGAATAAATTTGACGTTGACAGGTTGAAGGAGTTACAAAACAAGTGCAAAACATCTCTGGATGCCTCTGCATCTATCCGGAATCGTGTAGGATTGGAAGTAGAACTAGATGATGCCTTACACAAGGAGTAG
- the LOC105789934 gene encoding UDP-xylose transporter 3, which yields MSENREFQLGTIGALSLSVVSSVSIVICNKALISTLGFTFATTLTSWHLLVTFCSLHVALWMKLFEHKPFDARAVMGFGILNGISIGLLNLSLGFNSVGFYQMTKLAIIPCTVLLETLFFRKKFSRNIQLSLAILLLGVGIATVTDLQLNILGSILSLLAVVTTCIAQIMTNTIQKKFKVSSTQLLYQSCPYQALTLFIIGPFLDGLLTNKNVFAFKYTPQVLFFIVLSCLISVSVNFSTFLVIGKTSPVTYQVLGHLKTCLVLAFGYVLLHDPFSWRNILGILIAVVGMVIYSYYCTVESQQQKASEVSPQLPQVKESESDPLISVDNGSGMLSDGVGPKAPVWNTNKDLHA from the exons ATGAGTGAGAACCGCGAGTTCCAGCTTGGGACAATAGGTGCTTTGAGTTTATCGGTGGTCTCCTCGGTGTCCATTGTTATATGCAACAAGGCTCTTATCAGTACTCTCGGCTTCACCTTTG CCACAACTTTGACAAGCTGGCATCTACTAGTCACTTTTTGTTCTCTTCATGTAGCCTTATGGATGAAATTGTTTGAGCACAAACCTTTTGATGCCAGAGCTGTCATGGGATTTGGTATATTAAATGGGATATCCATTGGGCTTTTGAATCTTAGTTTGGGGTTCAATTCTGTTGGTTTCTACCAG atGACAAAACTGGCAATTATCCCCTGCACTGTTCTTTTGGAGACCCTTTTCTTCAGAAAGAAATTCAG TAGGAATATCCAGCTTTCATTGGCCATTCTACTTTTGGGTGTTGGAATTGCAACTGTGACTGATCTGCAGCTCAATATCCTGGGTTCTATCCTTTCTCTGCTGGCAGTTGTTACAACTTGCATAGCTCAAATT ATGACTAATACAATTCAGAAGAAGTTCAAAGTATCTTCAACCCAACTTCTCTACCAGTCTTGCCCTTACCAGGCATTAACTCTGTTCATCATTGGCCCATTCCTGGATGGGCTTTTGACTAACAAGAATGTTTTTGCTTTCAAGTATACCCCTCAAGTGCTG TTCTTCATTGTTCTTTCCTGTCTGATATCGGTCTCTGTCAACTTTAGTACATTTCTGGTAATTGGAAAGACATCCCCTGTGACATATCAGGTCCTAGGACATCTAAAAACATGCCTTGTTTTGGCCTTTGGTTATGTTCTACTTCATGATCCGTTTAGCTGGCGCAACATTTTGGGCATCTTGATTGCCGTAGTTGGAATGgtcatttattcatattattgcACTGTTGAGAGCCAGCAGCAGAAGGCTAGTGAAGTATCACCACAGTTGCCACAG GTTAAGGAAAGTGAATCCGATCCTCTGATTAGCGTGGATAATGGAAGTGGGATGTTGAGTGATGGTGTAGGTCCTAAAGCCCCTGTATGGAATACGAACAAGGACCTGCATGCATAA